One window of the Amycolatopsis mediterranei genome contains the following:
- a CDS encoding TIGR03084 family metal-binding protein, with product MTDTTGVIDDLTAEGAAVDALVADLPEAGWDAPSPAPGWTVRHQIAHLAFIFRIAGLAAAQPEAFIEMTKAVANVGFDNAVEAALQEFIHDPTEVLLSRWRAERDAAIKALAAVPGDKLVPWLVNPLPPYVLACAGMMELFAHGQDVADALGVRIERTDRIKHLAGFAVRVRDFGYEARNLTPPAEEFRFELTAPSGALWTFGPADAQQRVTGSAEDFCLLATRRRHRFDLDVRAKGTLADQWLDIAQAYRGAAGEGRRPGQFGPRPS from the coding sequence GTGACAGACACCACGGGCGTGATCGACGACCTGACCGCCGAGGGCGCCGCAGTGGACGCCCTCGTCGCCGACCTGCCGGAGGCCGGGTGGGACGCCCCCAGCCCGGCGCCGGGCTGGACGGTGCGCCACCAGATCGCGCACCTCGCGTTCATCTTCCGGATCGCCGGCCTCGCGGCCGCGCAGCCGGAAGCCTTCATCGAGATGACCAAGGCCGTCGCGAACGTCGGCTTCGACAACGCGGTCGAAGCCGCGCTGCAGGAGTTCATCCACGACCCCACCGAGGTGCTGCTGAGTCGCTGGCGCGCCGAGCGCGACGCCGCCATCAAGGCCCTCGCGGCGGTGCCCGGCGACAAGCTGGTGCCGTGGCTGGTCAACCCGCTGCCGCCGTACGTGCTGGCCTGCGCCGGGATGATGGAGCTGTTCGCGCACGGCCAGGACGTCGCCGACGCGCTGGGCGTGCGCATCGAACGCACCGACCGGATCAAGCACCTGGCCGGGTTCGCCGTGCGGGTGCGGGACTTCGGCTACGAGGCGCGGAACCTGACGCCGCCGGCGGAGGAGTTCCGGTTCGAGCTCACCGCGCCCTCGGGCGCGCTCTGGACGTTCGGGCCCGCGGACGCGCAGCAGCGGGTGACCGGCAGCGCCGAGGACTTCTGCCTGCTCGCCACCCGGCGGCGGCACCGCTTCGACCTCGACGTACGGGCGAAGGGCACGCTGGCGGACCAGTGGCTCGACATCGCCCAGGCTTACCGCGGGGCGGCGGGCGAGGGGCGCCGCCCCGGCCAGTTCGGCCCGCGACCGTCCTGA
- a CDS encoding carboxymuconolactone decarboxylase family protein translates to MAPGVVRVALRRTLRDVKYVDVVPPRQARGLVREVYRQVERDFGMLAPPVALHSAAPDVLAAAWLMLRESLIAGGTASRADKEVVAAAVSAANSCPYCVEVHGMALGSLGEPDAAAAIAAGDTGGIADRDTRELAAWARGAGQLPADVPAGAVAEFTGVAVTFHYLNRMVSVFLGPSPLPDAVPASARAKAKAVLGFLLKPGAAPPPGEALGLLQASPVAGPDWAPPGGPLAGAFSRAAAAIEAAGERSAAPRVRDLVRRELKAWDGKSPGLSRAWAELPAAELPGSERAEGRLALLVAKAPYQVTSADVVAFGPERTGDRGLLELVSWASHAAALELGGRMPVRPRREDPPRRGGR, encoded by the coding sequence ATGGCACCGGGAGTGGTTCGGGTTGCGCTGCGGCGGACCTTGCGGGACGTGAAGTACGTCGATGTGGTGCCGCCGCGGCAGGCGCGGGGGCTCGTGCGGGAGGTCTACCGGCAGGTGGAGCGGGACTTCGGGATGCTCGCGCCGCCGGTCGCGCTGCACTCGGCCGCCCCGGACGTGCTCGCCGCCGCGTGGCTGATGCTGCGGGAGTCGCTGATCGCGGGCGGGACGGCGAGCCGGGCGGACAAGGAGGTCGTCGCGGCCGCGGTGTCGGCGGCGAACTCGTGCCCGTACTGCGTCGAGGTGCACGGGATGGCGCTCGGCTCGCTGGGTGAACCGGACGCCGCCGCGGCCATCGCGGCCGGCGACACCGGGGGCATCGCGGACCGGGACACCCGGGAGCTGGCGGCCTGGGCGCGGGGTGCGGGACAGTTGCCGGCGGACGTGCCCGCCGGCGCCGTCGCCGAGTTCACCGGCGTGGCCGTGACGTTCCACTACCTGAACCGGATGGTGAGCGTCTTCCTCGGCCCCTCGCCGCTGCCGGACGCCGTTCCGGCGTCGGCGCGGGCGAAAGCCAAGGCGGTCCTGGGCTTCCTGCTGAAGCCGGGGGCCGCGCCGCCCCCCGGCGAGGCGCTGGGCCTGCTGCAGGCCTCGCCGGTTGCGGGCCCGGACTGGGCCCCGCCGGGTGGCCCGCTCGCCGGTGCGTTCTCCCGGGCCGCGGCCGCGATCGAGGCGGCCGGGGAACGCTCGGCAGCGCCGCGCGTGCGCGACCTCGTCCGCCGGGAACTCAAGGCGTGGGACGGGAAATCGCCGGGGCTGAGCCGGGCGTGGGCCGAGCTGCCGGCCGCCGAGCTGCCGGGCAGCGAGCGGGCCGAGGGCCGGCTCGCGCTGCTGGTGGCCAAGGCGCCCTACCAGGTCACCTCGGCCGACGTCGTCGCGTTCGGCCCGGAACGCACGGGCGATCGCGGCCTGCTGGAACTGGTGTCGTGGGCGAGTCACGCCGCGGCCCTGGAGCTGGGCGGGCGCATGCCGGTCCGCCCGAGAAGAGAAGACCCGCCGCGCCGCGGCGGGCGATGA
- a CDS encoding GMC family oxidoreductase codes for MTAIDQTDVVIVGSGFGGSIPAYHLAAGGAKVTVLERGPWLAADDFEHDYLLGSSYTRAFDFVVGDGMSVLGGNCVGGGSVVYFAAMPRAPRFVFERHGSIGRRMWPQAISRDSLEPWYDRVDESLPVSTQDWSDVSYAGGLWAAACNHSGRTANPAPVAVDNKTCVNCNFMMAGCKFDAKRSMLTNYLPAALAHGAQIRPLHEVQRLERTEDGGYRVYFDLIDEEDYRVHTGSGVIEAKVVIIAAGAGATPVILQRSEAALGTMPHGVGRYFSGNGERLNTAIIDEDRVREVLGLSREDGPVYSANHIGKGPTVANWDKLDGSLPEYERYSLEQLYFPPGLGTILAQAPGGEEPRWYGAEKKEILKQWANWLTIFLMTEDDNEGVFGTPPPTGNAYRISQQMLGRGPLRYDPTPNTRHGWALADADCKAIIEKDGLAKVSPWTNDVVGAYTVHPLASCRIGDDEATSALHPNHELRNHPGIFVTDSASVPGALTVNPAMTIAALAERSIPGIVRELQSRGVDVKYGAPSPDGSITGRRAVSKLDLVAGN; via the coding sequence ATGACTGCCATCGACCAGACCGACGTCGTCATCGTCGGCAGCGGATTCGGCGGGTCCATCCCCGCCTACCACCTCGCAGCCGGTGGGGCCAAGGTGACCGTGCTGGAGCGCGGGCCGTGGCTGGCGGCCGACGACTTCGAGCACGACTACCTGCTCGGCTCGTCCTACACGCGGGCGTTCGACTTCGTCGTCGGCGACGGGATGAGCGTGCTGGGCGGCAACTGCGTCGGCGGCGGCAGCGTGGTGTACTTCGCCGCGATGCCGCGGGCGCCGCGGTTCGTCTTCGAACGGCACGGCAGCATCGGGCGCCGGATGTGGCCGCAAGCCATCTCCCGCGACAGCCTGGAGCCGTGGTACGACCGCGTCGACGAGTCGCTCCCGGTGTCCACTCAGGACTGGAGCGACGTCTCCTACGCCGGCGGGCTGTGGGCCGCGGCCTGCAACCACTCCGGCCGGACCGCGAACCCGGCGCCGGTGGCCGTGGACAACAAGACCTGCGTCAACTGCAACTTCATGATGGCCGGCTGCAAGTTCGACGCCAAGCGGTCGATGCTGACGAACTACCTGCCCGCCGCGCTCGCGCACGGCGCCCAGATCCGGCCGCTGCACGAGGTCCAGCGCCTCGAGCGGACCGAGGACGGCGGCTACCGCGTCTACTTCGACCTGATCGACGAAGAGGACTACCGGGTCCACACCGGCAGCGGCGTGATCGAGGCGAAGGTCGTCATCATCGCCGCCGGTGCCGGTGCGACCCCGGTGATCCTGCAGCGCTCGGAGGCCGCGCTCGGCACCATGCCGCACGGCGTCGGCCGGTACTTCTCCGGCAACGGCGAGCGGCTCAACACCGCGATCATCGACGAGGACCGCGTCCGCGAGGTGCTCGGACTGTCCCGTGAGGACGGTCCGGTGTACTCGGCCAACCACATCGGCAAGGGCCCGACCGTCGCGAACTGGGACAAGCTCGACGGGTCGCTGCCGGAGTACGAGCGGTACTCGCTGGAGCAGCTGTACTTCCCGCCGGGCTTGGGCACGATCCTCGCCCAGGCGCCGGGCGGCGAGGAGCCGCGCTGGTACGGGGCGGAGAAGAAGGAGATCCTCAAGCAGTGGGCCAACTGGCTGACGATCTTCCTGATGACCGAGGACGACAACGAAGGCGTCTTCGGCACCCCGCCGCCCACCGGCAACGCCTACCGCATCTCGCAGCAGATGCTCGGCCGCGGCCCGCTGCGCTACGACCCCACGCCGAACACCCGCCACGGCTGGGCGCTCGCGGACGCCGACTGCAAGGCGATCATCGAGAAGGACGGCCTGGCGAAGGTCTCGCCGTGGACCAACGACGTCGTCGGGGCGTACACGGTGCACCCGCTGGCGTCCTGCCGGATCGGTGACGACGAGGCGACGTCCGCGCTGCACCCGAACCACGAGCTGCGCAACCACCCGGGCATCTTCGTCACCGACAGCGCGTCGGTGCCGGGCGCGCTCACGGTGAACCCGGCGATGACCATCGCCGCGCTCGCCGAGCGCTCGATCCCGGGCATCGTCCGGGAGCTGCAGTCGCGCGGCGTCGACGTCAAGTACGGCGCGCCGTCCCCCGACGGCTCGATCACCGGCCGCCGGGCGGTGTCCAAACTGGACCTGGTCGCCGGGAACTGA
- a CDS encoding DUF5987 family protein yields MQPEATEEERFKNMTLEAYADTIVPGEKRFPEDRAVAGAAPGPGSVAAGALDLLNFDATGVTAGLPYLAQSLNDHAKSYAGEVELELDHDVPPFVALPYAHRRELVNRLTTPGHPEKDGWVSLALFCNMAFDSAAHLHTAEAIRNGHPGLLALGYTAPDADGFWRFPKYGYGRKLAEIHPDTTPSGSPA; encoded by the coding sequence GTGCAACCCGAGGCCACCGAAGAAGAACGCTTCAAGAACATGACCCTCGAGGCCTACGCGGACACGATCGTCCCGGGGGAGAAGCGGTTCCCCGAAGACCGGGCGGTCGCCGGGGCCGCGCCCGGCCCCGGCTCGGTCGCGGCGGGTGCGCTCGACCTGCTGAACTTCGACGCGACCGGCGTCACGGCCGGCCTGCCTTACCTCGCGCAGTCGCTGAACGACCACGCGAAGTCCTACGCGGGCGAGGTGGAGCTGGAACTCGACCACGACGTCCCGCCGTTCGTCGCGCTGCCCTACGCGCATCGCCGCGAGCTGGTCAACCGGCTGACCACGCCGGGGCACCCGGAGAAGGACGGCTGGGTCAGCCTCGCGCTGTTCTGCAACATGGCCTTCGACAGCGCCGCGCACCTGCACACCGCCGAGGCCATCCGCAACGGCCACCCCGGCCTGCTGGCCCTGGGGTACACCGCCCCGGACGCCGACGGCTTCTGGCGGTTCCCGAAGTACGGCTACGGCCGCAAGCTGGCCGAGATCCACCCGGACACGACGCCCTCGGGGAGCCCCGCATGA
- a CDS encoding cytochrome P450: MTGSQHRARAARTAPPGPPRRATLRLLKQLFTDRLALMGDNAETYGDVVRIAIGPKAMYLVNHPDLAKHVLADNAGNYHKGIGLQEARRALGDGLLTSDGETWRKQRRTIQPVFQPKRISRQAAVVASEVDALIKRLAAHDGPVEILHEMTGLTLGVLGKTLLDAELGGYETLGHSFEAVQDQAMFEAVTLSAVPQWVPLKKQLEFRTARDDLRRIADELVDQRLANPIEGGEDVLSRLIQSGSGDGASRERMRDELITLLLAGHETTASTLGWAFHLIDEHPEVGERLHAEAVEVLGDRLPEHEDLRRLTYTVAVVEEVMRLYPPVWLLPRIAQADDEIGGYHVPAGSDVVVVPYTLHRHPEFWTDPERFDPGRFTAAERPPRYAYLPFGAGPRFCIGNSLGVMEAVFVLALAARDLELHKVPGKVVEPEAMLSLRVRGGLPMTVHPRAGATRKAA, translated from the coding sequence ATGACCGGTTCCCAGCACCGAGCCCGGGCGGCGCGCACCGCGCCGCCCGGGCCGCCGCGCCGGGCGACCCTCCGGTTGCTGAAGCAGCTCTTCACCGACCGGCTCGCCCTCATGGGCGACAACGCCGAGACCTACGGCGACGTCGTCCGCATCGCCATCGGACCGAAGGCGATGTACCTGGTGAACCACCCCGACCTGGCCAAGCACGTCCTGGCGGACAACGCCGGGAACTACCACAAGGGCATCGGCCTGCAGGAGGCCCGCCGGGCCCTCGGCGACGGCCTGCTCACCAGCGACGGGGAGACCTGGCGCAAGCAGCGCCGGACCATCCAGCCGGTGTTCCAGCCCAAGCGCATCTCGCGGCAGGCCGCCGTCGTCGCGTCCGAAGTGGACGCCCTGATCAAGCGGCTGGCCGCGCACGACGGCCCGGTCGAGATCCTGCACGAGATGACCGGCCTGACCCTCGGCGTGCTCGGCAAGACGCTGCTCGACGCGGAACTCGGCGGCTACGAAACGCTCGGCCACTCGTTCGAGGCCGTGCAGGACCAGGCCATGTTCGAGGCGGTCACGCTGAGCGCGGTCCCGCAGTGGGTGCCGCTGAAGAAGCAGCTGGAGTTCCGCACCGCGCGCGACGACCTGCGCCGGATCGCCGACGAACTGGTCGACCAGCGGCTCGCGAACCCGATCGAGGGCGGCGAGGACGTGCTGTCGCGGCTCATCCAGTCGGGGTCCGGGGACGGCGCGTCGCGTGAACGCATGCGCGACGAGCTGATCACCCTGCTGCTGGCCGGGCACGAGACGACGGCGAGCACGCTCGGCTGGGCGTTCCACCTGATCGACGAGCACCCGGAGGTCGGCGAGCGGCTGCACGCCGAAGCCGTCGAGGTGCTCGGCGACCGGCTGCCCGAGCACGAAGACCTGCGTCGCCTGACCTACACGGTCGCCGTCGTCGAAGAGGTCATGCGGCTCTACCCGCCGGTGTGGCTGCTGCCGCGGATCGCGCAGGCCGACGACGAGATCGGCGGGTACCACGTGCCGGCCGGGTCCGACGTCGTCGTCGTGCCCTACACGCTGCACCGGCACCCGGAGTTCTGGACCGACCCGGAGCGCTTCGACCCGGGGCGGTTCACCGCCGCGGAGCGGCCGCCGCGGTACGCGTACCTGCCCTTCGGGGCCGGGCCGAGGTTCTGCATCGGCAACAGCCTCGGGGTGATGGAGGCGGTGTTCGTGCTGGCGCTGGCCGCGCGCGACCTGGAACTGCACAAGGTGCCGGGCAAGGTCGTCGAACCCGAGGCGATGCTCTCGCTGCGGGTGCGCGGCGGGCTGCCGATGACCGTGCACCCGCGGGCGGGAGCCACGCGCAAGGCGGCGTAA
- a CDS encoding CRTAC1 family protein, which produces MTATFGWLRRQLAGIVALALILGLFLVARLPSVSAAEQDQMADKFHFTPMTIALPAAAKSQSIRTVNKEYEKIAAWISSVGAAIAINDISGSGKPNDLCLVDPRSDQVVITPAPDSGPRYAPFALDPAPALPTWDYMAPMGCVPGDYNEDGRTDVLAYYWGRTPVLFLQKATATKFDASAFQPTELVPGNNRGPDGKYTGPLWNTDSVTIGDFDGDGHVDVFVGNYFPDSKVLDPNADGGITLNQSMSHATNSGAKYIYRWTGATAGANPSARYADASQGIPESARLGWTLASSATDVDGDNLPELYIANDFGHDHFLYNKSTPGHIELAEVTGVRGITDPKSKVLGHDSFKGMGVDFGDLNHDGLYDLFVSNIATSWGIEESNFQFMNEAKDNADLTKQFKDGVAPFHDDSAEGRTAWSGWGWDVKIQDFNNSGDNQIAQATGFVKGQVNRWPNLQEIATAHDGLLSNPFWWPNARAGDDIGGDQTLHFYVKGSDGRYADLAPKLGLAVPVPTRGIAVGDTNGDGLPEFAVARQWEEPIFYHNDSPNSGKYLQLKLTTDAPVAPGPLPAAGVPAIGAQVTVTTSDGKKYLGRVDGSSGEAGRRSFDVQIGLGHDVTGPLDVHLQWRDRTGQLRTQNLKLEPGCHMYQLGSTAKEAM; this is translated from the coding sequence ATGACCGCGACCTTCGGCTGGCTGCGCAGGCAGCTGGCGGGCATCGTGGCGCTGGCGCTGATCCTCGGCCTGTTCCTGGTCGCGCGGTTGCCCAGTGTTTCGGCCGCCGAACAGGACCAGATGGCGGACAAGTTCCACTTCACCCCGATGACGATCGCGCTGCCCGCGGCGGCGAAGTCGCAGTCGATCCGGACGGTGAACAAGGAATACGAGAAGATCGCCGCCTGGATCTCCTCGGTCGGCGCCGCGATCGCCATCAACGACATCAGCGGCAGTGGCAAGCCGAACGACCTCTGCCTCGTCGACCCGCGCAGCGACCAGGTCGTCATCACGCCGGCGCCGGACTCCGGCCCGCGCTACGCGCCCTTCGCGCTCGACCCGGCGCCGGCGCTGCCGACGTGGGACTACATGGCGCCGATGGGCTGCGTCCCCGGTGACTACAACGAGGACGGCCGCACCGACGTCCTGGCCTACTACTGGGGCCGCACCCCGGTGCTGTTCCTGCAGAAGGCCACCGCGACCAAGTTCGACGCCTCCGCGTTCCAGCCGACCGAACTGGTGCCGGGCAACAACCGGGGCCCGGACGGCAAGTACACCGGCCCGCTGTGGAACACCGACTCCGTCACCATCGGCGACTTCGACGGCGACGGCCACGTCGACGTCTTCGTCGGCAACTACTTCCCGGACAGCAAGGTCCTGGACCCGAACGCCGACGGCGGCATCACGCTGAACCAGTCGATGTCGCACGCGACGAACTCGGGCGCCAAGTACATCTACCGCTGGACCGGGGCCACGGCCGGGGCGAACCCGAGCGCCCGGTACGCCGACGCTTCCCAGGGCATCCCGGAGAGCGCGCGCCTCGGCTGGACGCTGGCCTCCAGCGCCACCGACGTCGACGGCGACAACCTGCCGGAGCTCTACATCGCCAACGACTTCGGGCACGACCACTTCCTGTACAACAAGTCCACGCCGGGCCACATCGAGCTGGCCGAGGTCACCGGCGTCCGCGGGATCACCGACCCGAAGTCGAAGGTGCTGGGCCACGACTCGTTCAAGGGGATGGGCGTCGACTTCGGCGACCTGAACCACGACGGTCTCTACGACCTGTTCGTCAGCAACATCGCGACGTCGTGGGGCATCGAAGAGTCGAACTTCCAGTTCATGAACGAGGCCAAGGACAACGCGGACCTGACCAAGCAGTTCAAGGACGGCGTCGCACCGTTCCACGACGACAGCGCCGAGGGCCGCACGGCGTGGTCCGGCTGGGGCTGGGACGTCAAGATCCAGGACTTCAACAACAGCGGTGACAACCAGATCGCGCAGGCGACCGGGTTCGTCAAGGGCCAGGTCAACCGCTGGCCGAACCTGCAGGAGATCGCCACCGCCCACGACGGCCTGCTGTCCAACCCGTTCTGGTGGCCGAACGCGCGCGCCGGTGACGACATCGGCGGTGACCAGACGCTGCACTTCTACGTGAAGGGTTCGGACGGCCGGTACGCCGACCTCGCGCCGAAGCTCGGCCTGGCGGTTCCGGTCCCGACCCGCGGCATCGCCGTCGGTGACACGAACGGCGACGGCCTGCCCGAGTTCGCCGTGGCGCGGCAGTGGGAGGAGCCGATCTTCTACCACAACGACAGCCCGAACTCCGGCAAGTACCTGCAGCTGAAGCTGACCACCGACGCCCCGGTGGCGCCCGGCCCGCTGCCCGCGGCCGGCGTGCCGGCGATCGGCGCCCAGGTCACGGTGACCACCTCGGACGGCAAGAAGTACCTCGGCCGGGTCGACGGCAGCAGCGGGGAGGCCGGCCGGCGCAGCTTCGACGTCCAGATCGGCCTCGGGCACGACGTCACCGGCCCGCTCGACGTGCACCTGCAGTGGCGGGACCGGACCGGGCAGCTGCGGACGCAGAATCTGAAGCTCGAACCCGGTTGCCACATGTACCAGCTCGGCTCCACGGCGAAGGAAGCGATGTGA
- a CDS encoding DUF1702 family protein has protein sequence MGNGWRTLRRRILTPNVSETLLEKRGFHRKSPAAQERLETVGEKFLLGYAHAVEAKSVEQAEEWLERIPAQFRGFAYEGAGMGYGVLDGLPFGKSTNIAEFLAGPGEKHDYIIYVGVGWAMCRLPRFAWPKASAFDPLLRWLVLDGYGFHQAYFKTDSYIRNQYQEQGFSWPDRRYDGYALRAIDQGIGRALWFICGTDVELVAKTIEEFPESRHGDLYAGVGLASTYACGVTADELAELVDRAGIHHGQLAQGSAFAAECRVRSGLMIPETEMAARAICGVSAERAAAITQEVRPAVVVDGDDVPAFETWRQRIAEEVLTHGGKNK, from the coding sequence TTGGGCAATGGTTGGCGCACGCTGAGACGTCGCATCCTGACTCCGAACGTCTCGGAAACCTTGCTGGAGAAGCGGGGCTTCCACCGGAAGAGCCCAGCCGCTCAGGAACGGCTCGAGACGGTCGGGGAGAAGTTCCTCCTCGGGTACGCCCACGCCGTCGAAGCGAAGTCGGTCGAGCAGGCCGAAGAATGGCTCGAGCGCATTCCGGCGCAGTTCCGCGGCTTCGCCTACGAAGGCGCGGGAATGGGGTACGGCGTCCTCGACGGGCTGCCGTTCGGCAAGAGCACGAACATCGCCGAGTTCCTGGCCGGCCCCGGCGAGAAGCACGACTACATCATCTACGTCGGGGTCGGCTGGGCCATGTGCCGGCTCCCGCGGTTCGCGTGGCCGAAAGCGTCGGCGTTCGACCCGCTGCTGCGCTGGCTCGTGCTCGACGGCTACGGCTTCCACCAGGCTTACTTCAAGACCGACTCCTACATCCGGAACCAGTACCAGGAGCAGGGATTCTCCTGGCCGGACCGGCGCTACGACGGTTACGCGCTGCGGGCCATCGACCAGGGCATCGGCCGGGCGCTGTGGTTCATCTGCGGCACCGACGTCGAGCTGGTGGCCAAGACGATCGAGGAGTTCCCCGAATCGCGCCACGGCGACCTGTACGCCGGGGTGGGACTCGCCTCGACCTACGCGTGCGGGGTCACCGCCGACGAGCTGGCGGAACTGGTCGACCGCGCCGGGATCCACCACGGGCAGCTGGCGCAGGGGAGTGCTTTCGCCGCCGAGTGCCGGGTGCGCTCGGGCCTGATGATCCCGGAAACCGAGATGGCGGCCCGGGCGATCTGCGGCGTGTCCGCCGAACGCGCCGCGGCCATCACCCAAGAGGTCCGGCCGGCCGTGGTCGTCGACGGCGACGACGTCCCGGCCTTCGAAACCTGGCGGCAGCGGATCGCCGAAGAAGTGCTGACCCACGGAGGGAAGAACAAATGA
- a CDS encoding DUF1702 family protein, with amino-acid sequence MSSFIGVLRKQVLAPSFASVGFAGRNFPVTHTDATARLEAVPQAVVCGFEWAIEGASLWEIERRLALIEPEQRGFAYEGATMGYTILDAMPGGGRDRTRALLEGPGRPHIFLTYIGIGFAMARLPRPLWKNILPELTGVPYHPVMSWLAVDGYGFDRAYFDTRRWVDEQAEPEPYPWAGRPEYFARAFDQGVGRALWFINGGVPSAVAEAVGRFAEPRRADLWSGVGLASTFAGGTDQAGYGQLRRAAGEYFAELALGVVFAVKARTYSGHVPAHTHLAAGVLVNLSVQGAQTIADRTEAADGDDGPEPPYELWRERIRRDFRDALGRLAG; translated from the coding sequence ATGTCCTCTTTCATCGGCGTCCTGCGGAAGCAGGTGCTCGCGCCGTCGTTCGCGTCGGTCGGGTTCGCCGGCCGGAACTTCCCGGTGACCCACACCGACGCGACGGCCCGGCTGGAGGCGGTGCCGCAGGCGGTGGTGTGCGGGTTCGAATGGGCCATCGAAGGCGCATCCCTGTGGGAAATCGAGCGGCGGCTCGCGCTCATCGAGCCCGAGCAACGCGGCTTCGCCTACGAAGGCGCCACGATGGGCTACACGATCCTCGACGCCATGCCCGGCGGCGGCCGCGACCGCACCCGCGCACTGCTGGAAGGGCCGGGGCGCCCGCACATCTTCCTGACCTACATCGGGATCGGCTTCGCGATGGCGCGGCTGCCGCGTCCACTGTGGAAGAACATCCTGCCCGAACTGACCGGGGTGCCCTACCACCCGGTGATGAGCTGGCTGGCCGTCGACGGCTACGGCTTCGACCGCGCCTACTTCGACACCCGGCGCTGGGTGGACGAGCAGGCCGAGCCGGAGCCCTACCCGTGGGCGGGGCGGCCGGAGTACTTCGCGCGGGCGTTCGACCAGGGCGTCGGGCGGGCGCTGTGGTTCATCAACGGCGGCGTGCCGTCGGCGGTGGCCGAGGCCGTCGGCCGGTTCGCCGAGCCGCGGCGGGCGGACCTCTGGAGCGGCGTGGGGCTGGCGTCGACCTTCGCCGGCGGCACCGACCAAGCCGGGTACGGGCAGCTGCGCCGGGCGGCGGGCGAGTACTTCGCCGAGCTGGCGCTCGGGGTCGTGTTCGCCGTCAAGGCCCGGACCTATTCGGGTCACGTGCCGGCGCACACGCACCTGGCCGCCGGCGTGCTCGTCAACCTGTCGGTGCAGGGCGCGCAGACCATCGCGGACCGCACCGAGGCCGCCGACGGCGACGACGGTCCCGAGCCGCCCTACGAGCTGTGGCGCGAACGGATCCGGCGGGATTTCCGCGACGCGCTGGGCCGGCTGGCCGGCTGA
- a CDS encoding helix-turn-helix domain-containing protein has translation MIRPAVLTAIKLIQDRYFEPLTLDELASEVFISRFHFSRMFAETTGVTPGRFLTAVRLFEAKRLLLTTSLNVSDIVCSVGYSSVGTFTSRFSRAVGMTPTQYREPQVAELLVAISPHYQRVPPLSALRGAGRNCASLRAGTGTLALQLDLPAGLPAADVLVGLFADPVPQCGPVAFSGAGAMYSGELRLTGVPAGSWTAIAVARHRVVGAAGSWFSIGYSTAQVAAHGLSTGRVELRPPAPTDAPIAITLASRQSPFSQRMLAMQRPALRAVA, from the coding sequence GTGATCCGCCCGGCCGTGCTCACGGCGATCAAGCTCATCCAGGACCGGTACTTCGAGCCCCTCACGCTCGACGAGCTGGCGTCCGAGGTGTTCATCAGCAGGTTCCACTTCTCCCGGATGTTCGCCGAAACCACCGGGGTCACCCCGGGCCGGTTCCTGACCGCGGTCCGGCTCTTCGAAGCGAAGCGGTTGCTCCTGACGACCTCGCTCAACGTGTCCGACATCGTCTGCAGCGTCGGCTACAGCAGCGTCGGCACCTTCACCAGCCGGTTCTCCCGCGCGGTCGGGATGACGCCGACGCAATACCGCGAGCCGCAGGTGGCCGAGCTGCTCGTGGCGATTTCCCCGCACTACCAACGGGTTCCGCCGCTGAGCGCGCTGCGGGGCGCCGGCCGCAACTGCGCTTCCCTGCGCGCCGGTACCGGAACGCTGGCGCTGCAGCTGGACCTGCCGGCCGGCCTGCCCGCCGCCGACGTGCTCGTCGGCCTCTTCGCCGATCCGGTGCCGCAGTGCGGTCCGGTCGCGTTCAGCGGTGCGGGCGCCATGTACTCCGGCGAGCTCCGCCTGACCGGGGTCCCGGCCGGCTCCTGGACCGCGATCGCCGTGGCCCGGCACCGGGTGGTCGGCGCCGCCGGTTCGTGGTTCTCCATCGGGTACTCGACCGCCCAGGTCGCCGCCCACGGACTGTCCACCGGCCGGGTCGAGCTGCGTCCGCCGGCGCCGACCGACGCACCGATCGCGATCACCCTGGCCTCGCGCCAGTCCCCGTTCAGCCAGCGGATGCTGGCGATGCAGCGCCCTGCCCTGCGCGCCGTGGCCTGA